In Candidatus Methylomirabilota bacterium, one DNA window encodes the following:
- a CDS encoding FemAB family PEP-CTERM system-associated protein, producing the protein MPEGTAIDVALLAPDQEKAWEDFVEASSHATFAHLLGWRNMVEKTYHHTPFYLMAQERGRVVGLLPLFLIESRIFGRFMVTAPYLSYGGLIADDAEASRSLVEKARELAIEQRVEYLEIRGSRRIDQGLILKDKYCTFVLSLCRGPKALWSRLEGRARKAVRKAMYSGLMVERGHSLVEAFAGLVSRHMRDLGTPFHRAIFYRNILAEFQNQSEILMVSHRGRPIGGVLLVTSKDTVFPLYGGALIESRAFSPMSLLIWETILFGCERGLAYLDFGRSRWDSGTFFFKRQWGAQPFPLFYEYHFADGIRMPDMDPTNPSFHVAVAIWKRLPAFMARALGPAIIRDIP; encoded by the coding sequence GTGCCTGAAGGAACGGCGATAGATGTGGCCTTGTTGGCCCCGGACCAGGAGAAGGCCTGGGAGGACTTCGTTGAAGCCTCCTCTCATGCGACCTTTGCCCACCTCCTCGGGTGGCGGAACATGGTGGAGAAGACATATCACCATACGCCTTTCTACCTCATGGCCCAAGAGCGCGGGCGAGTTGTCGGACTTCTACCGCTCTTCCTCATCGAAAGTCGGATCTTCGGGCGGTTCATGGTGACGGCGCCATATCTCTCCTACGGAGGCCTGATAGCTGATGACGCGGAGGCGTCTCGATCTTTGGTCGAGAAAGCCAGGGAGCTGGCTATTGAGCAGAGGGTCGAATATCTGGAAATCCGTGGATCACGCCGGATCGATCAGGGCCTTATCCTGAAGGACAAGTACTGCACCTTTGTTTTGTCGCTTTGCCGTGGCCCCAAGGCTCTGTGGTCGAGGCTCGAAGGAAGGGCTCGGAAGGCCGTCAGAAAGGCAATGTACTCAGGCCTCATGGTTGAGAGAGGCCATTCACTGGTGGAGGCTTTCGCCGGCCTGGTCAGCCGGCACATGAGGGATCTGGGTACGCCGTTTCACCGAGCTATCTTTTACCGAAATATCCTTGCGGAGTTTCAGAATCAATCGGAGATCCTGATGGTCAGTCATAGGGGGCGACCTATCGGGGGAGTGCTGCTGGTCACCTCGAAGGACACAGTCTTCCCGCTCTATGGAGGAGCCCTCATTGAATCCAGGGCTTTTTCTCCCATGAGCCTGCTCATCTGGGAGACCATTCTATTTGGTTGCGAGCGCGGCCTTGCCTATCTCGATTTCGGCCGAAGCCGGTGGGATTCCGGGACCTTTTTCTTCAAGCGGCAATGGGGAGCCCAGCCTTTCCCGCTTTTCTACGAATATCATTTCGCCGATGGAATCCGGATGCCCGATATGGACCCGACAAACCCGAGTTTCCATGTCGCCGTCGCCATCTGGAAGCGGCTGCCGGCTTTCATGGCAAGAGCACTTGGACCTGCTATTATCAGGGATATCCCATAG
- a CDS encoding methyltransferase domain-containing protein encodes MKRADYDPEGSGQYYALTSANPVRKRWHLNKLRLFHLTDISPEDYVMDAGCGAGNLISELVPYCRVAVGCDINHARLAFAARRGRGTYIQADLTQLPFADHTFETIFFMEVIEHLEQRIIPQVLSQLYRILKPKGQLLITTPNYRSLWFVIELLADNLRLAPEMAGGEHISKYHRRTLAKTLTQARFTIRRMGTFNHLSPFVAIFSDRWAERLYRWELKKSRAGGNLLYALCEKS; translated from the coding sequence ATGAAGCGAGCCGATTACGATCCCGAAGGGAGCGGGCAGTATTACGCCCTTACAAGCGCCAACCCTGTGAGGAAACGATGGCATCTCAACAAGCTCCGGCTCTTTCATCTGACAGACATCTCACCTGAAGATTACGTGATGGATGCGGGCTGTGGTGCGGGAAACCTCATTTCTGAACTGGTCCCGTATTGCCGGGTGGCCGTTGGTTGCGACATCAACCACGCCCGCTTAGCCTTCGCCGCCCGAAGGGGCCGCGGCACTTACATTCAGGCCGATCTCACGCAACTCCCCTTTGCTGACCACACATTCGAAACGATCTTCTTTATGGAGGTTATTGAGCATCTTGAGCAGCGGATCATCCCGCAAGTCTTGAGCCAACTCTATCGGATCCTCAAGCCAAAAGGACAACTTCTTATCACAACCCCCAACTACCGAAGCTTGTGGTTCGTCATAGAGCTCCTGGCCGACAACCTCCGTCTGGCGCCTGAGATGGCCGGCGGAGAGCACATTTCCAAATACCATCGTCGAACGTTGGCAAAGACCCTTACTCAGGCGCGCTTCACCATTCGGAGAATGGGGACCTTTAATCACCTCTCCCCCTTTGTCGCCATCTTCTCCGACCGATGGGCGGAGCGCCTTTACCGCTGGGAGCTGAAGAAGAGCCGGGCCGGCGGAAATCTCCTCTACGCCCTGTGCGAAAAATCCTGA